From the genome of Opisthocomus hoazin isolate bOpiHoa1 chromosome 4, bOpiHoa1.hap1, whole genome shotgun sequence:
gcagcaaTACCTGGGGATAGAATGGGAGCTGTTTCTGCCTTGTGCCATTGACCTGATGTGTGCTTATCGGTCAAAAAGAGTAGCAGTATTTTGCTCGTGCCTTTCAGCAGTGAACATGGGTATCTTTAAAACTTTTGCAAACCACTCGTATAATGCCATTTCAGTAGAAAGTCATGATGTGCTGTAAAGATTTTTCCCACTGAGTGGAAAACTTGTTTAAAATGGTATAAGGTTGGAGAGCGGACTTGTCCACTTTTGACCTACACCCCAGTCGCTGCTCCGTATCCAAGACACATTAGTTTTTCATCAGGGTTGTAGGCAGGTGCTGTGTGAGTATCCCAGTGGCACTGTGCAGCAGTGAATTCTGTGCTGAACCAGTCCAGTTCTTTTAGTAGCTGTTATGAATCTTCAGATTTGTGTGGTCTGggacttttaaaattctgtttagaaTATGTTGATGCTAGGTGTAAAGAGGCTTAAAAAAGTAAGCTAGCATCAGCTCATTGTAGAAGAGATTTGAGCGTATCAGAATTAAGTTAGGCTTacttttgtattttcctttttagtcCTTCTGGAAAGCTTGTTCAGATTGAATATGCTTTGGCTGCGGTGGCTGCAGGAGCTCCATCGGTTGGGATTAAAGGTATGTTCAGAAAATGACTACTTCAGTAAAGGATTCAGGATTCTGAGTATCATTTCAGAGAACTAAGATAGATTGGACTAGGTACTGGGTCTTTCTATGTCTTCCCTTCTATtacatattttggttttttttcagtgtattttcacatgttttagtgggtttaatatttcctttttttttcatgcaactcAGTATCTTTTTATAAAGAAGGAGGGGAGCGTAGAGCTCCATGCTAGGAGAAGAAAATTGCTTGGGTGATTTTGGAGACACTCAGCTGGTAGAAGTTGACATCTCTTTTATTGAGTGTTCCTGTCTCAAGTAATTAACTCTAGCTGTGTGTCCATATATGTAGAAATTACACCAAAAGTTACTTCAACTGTCCGATTATTAGTATGTGCTTCAGAATCTTTAGATAGGGGTTATGGGAGCtatatgtttatttaaaatgagAAACGATTGTTGGGTGGATTCATCACAGTATCTCTGTTTAACGTGATTTTAAACttgcagggttttttaaaaagggaacagCAAAATTCTTTACTGTCTGATAAACTTGTTCTGTGTTTTGACTGCTTTCCATAATTTtggtttaatattaaaaaaaaccccaacaataacAAACCTTGTTCTTTTCCAGCTGCAAATGGAGTGGTTTTGGCaactgagaagaaacagaaatccaTTCTTTATGATGAAAGGAGTGTCCACAAAGTAGAACCAATTACCAAACATATAGGTTTAGTGTACAGCGGTATGGGTCCAGATTACAGGTATGAAGCAATTCTGTTTTGTCACCATTTAGACGTGTTTTCGCATATGAAAttgaagaaacagaagcagatAGCCATTAGCTGTTTCTTTCTAAGTGTACGGCATAATATTATATTGTATTACAGTGTACATGAAATTCACTTTAAGTTTTTCTTAATATATTCAATACCTTGTTAAATAACCTTCTATCTAAAGAATGAGTATGGAATGaacagcagtgtaattcaaccTTAGTTTCAGTTTAAGTATTTCAGAGATTACTCTAGTTGATAAAAAGATAACCCAGCACAGTCTCTGTTTTCTTACATTGGTGTTAGGCCAGACGTATAATTCATTAGCATAATATTTATTATGAATTTTCAGTTCTAGTTGTAACAACTAGTTGCAATATCTTTGTCATActaattttgtctttgtttttagaGTACTTGTGCACAGAGCTCGGAAGCTGGCCCAGCAGTATTACTTGGTTTATCATGAGCCCATTCCAACAGCTCAGCTAGTACAGAGAATTGCCTCTGTGATGCAGGAATACACGCAGTCTGGGTATGTGGGTTTCTGAGTTTTGTAGTTGCTTAAATGTAAGGAATAACAACTACCTGGTGATTGAATTTTTTGTGTCAACAAGGTAGGTAGTTTTTCAATGAAGAATGCCCACAGAAAGTGGGCCGGCGGGAGGAGCAGTAACTGCCAGCAGGTGAGATAGGGTCTTCATATCTTGCAAACCAACATGTCAGACAAGGCAGCGTACTTTTGGTTTTGTACTGTTGGTTGACTAGTTATTCCTGATCACAGCTCTGGACTGGTGGGAAGCTTTTGGGGGAAGGTTAACACATCCAAAATTTAGTCACTTTTGGTTTTCGCTCAATAAATTTCATACACCAACTGTGATTTTTTAGTTaggttgtttgtgttttgttttgttttttcctgcagtgGTGTTCGTCCATTTGGTGTATCACTGCTAATATGTGGCTGGAATGAAGGGCGGCCGTATTTATTTCAGTCTGATCCATCTGTAAGTATCTTACGTTTGtaaattctgctgcttttgtgaAACATCTAAAACTTTATATGTGCTCCTGAAATACTTTTCTGTGGTGAGAACAAGAATGCAGAGCTAGAACAAAAGATCCCTTAACGTACCTTCAGAAGTCAGAATGAGCCAATTTCAGTAGGTGCTTGGAGCAAGCCTGGACTATTCTGTGCCTACATGTTCCTGTATTGCTTGAGGAATGGCAGCTCTTTTTGAGGGAGATCACCATCGCTTTTCATGCCTTCCCACCTAGTTGGTAGTGCCACCAAGAGTGGCACTCTGCAGCAGCTATCAGGGAAAAATAACATGGACTGTTTATGCTGCTCAAATAGTTGTTCCCTAATCTGGATGGATGTTAGACCAAAATCTGTTGCATTGTGAAATGTAATGCATATGCTTTAGTATTTAATGACAGTGGTTAATTTAAGCGAGTTTATTTGCTGTGTTTGCACTGCACTTCTGAAAAACTACACTTTGATCCATGTGTGAGTTGTAACACTTTACATCAAACAAAAAAGGTGGTCACTGTAGCAATCATTGATAAGCTTCAGAAATTTGAGTTACTATCTGATGCTCAAATgtaaaaagcaaaatgcagacGCCTTGTGTAAGGCAGCTTGATTGAAGCATAGAACTGGTGATGGTCTTCATGCCAGGGGAGAGAATACagtacctggacttgtgcaaagcatttgacactgtcccacatgacatccttgtctccaaattggagagacatggatttgatggatggatggaccactgggtggataaggaattggctgcatGGTTGCACCCACAgcgtcacagaatggtcggggttggaagggacctctggggatcatctggtccaacccccctgccgaagcagggtcacctagaacaggctgcacaggacctcgtctaggtGGGTTTtcaatatctctagagaaggagattccacaacccgtttgggcagcctgttccagtgctccgtcaccctcagagtgaagaagtttttcctcatgttcagctggaacttcctctgcttcagtttgtgccccaaAGAGTTGTGttacactcaaagagttgcggtcaatggctcgatgtccaagtggagaccagtgatgagtggtgttcctcaggggtcggtgtgGGGACCGGCGCTATTTAACATCTTTGCCAGCAACATGGATAGTggcattgagtgcaccctcagcaagtttgccagcgacaccaagctgtgtggtgcagtcgacaggCTGGAGTGGAGGgcagggatgccatccaaagggaccttgataggcttgagaggtgggcccgtgcgagcctcatgaagttcaacaaggtcaagtgcaaggtcctgtacatgggtcagggcaattccaagcacaagtacaggctgggtggagaatggattgagagcagtcctgaggagaaggacttcaggGGTGGTGTTTGATGAGaggctcaacatgacctggcagtgtgccattgcagtccagaaggccaaccgtatcctgggcagcataaaaagcagcgtggccagcagggcgagggaggtgattctgcccctttactccgctctggtcagaccccacctggagtcctgcgtccagctctggagcccccagcacaggaaagacatggacctgttggagcagatccagaggagggccacaaagatgatccgagggctggagcacctctcctatgaggacaggctgagggagttggggctgttcagcctggagaagaggaggctctggggagagcttactgcggccttccagtacctgaagggggcctgcaagaaagctggagagcgaCTTTTTACAAgaacatgtagtgataggacaaggggtaatggctttaagctgaaagagcgtagatttagattagatatgaggaagaaattctttgcagtgagggtggtgaggcactggcccaggttgcccagagaagctgtggctgccccctccctggcagtgttcaaggctgggctggacgaggctttgagcaacctggtctggtggaaggtgtccctgcccatggtgtgggggttggaactagataacttttaaggtcccttccaacccaaaccattctatgattctgtgattgttttatGATTTGAAGTGATGGCTAAATATGCTATTAGTAGCTAAGGTAAATCAGGTAGCTGATTTGCAACAAGTtgtttacttaatttttaaaaaaagaagaatatatgGAGTGAACCTCAGGAAAGATCTGACTGTATGCTTTCTCAAGAGCAAATATACTACTTCTGTTTAAGAAAtccaaaataaaaactaaaataaaaactatGTTAATGACTTAACTAAATTTATCTTTGAAAGCAGCGGGAGGGTGAAAATAGGTGGGGCCCTATACAAATGTTTTGTACATTTTCACAGCATATGTTTCCATCTCAGATTAGTCTGAATGTGATCCAAAATAGTCTTCTGTATTCGCAGAACGTTCAGTATTTTCATAATTGCTTCTGTATTTTTGCCAAGTAATTGAATACGTAATGTTTGACTAAATTACACAAAACAATTCAATAGCTTGTTGCTTTTACAGGGAGCTTACTTTGCGTGGAAAGCAACAGCAATGGGAAAAAATTATGTCAATGGGAAAACATTCCTTGAGAAAAGGTAATGTAATTCATACTTCTCTGAAAGGATACCATCTGTTTTGTTCAGGTTCGATGTAAAACAGACAGGTAAAAAATGCACACTTTTAGATTATCAGAACAAAGTTTGAAAATACTTAAGATGTGAAGCTTCCCGTTTACGTATTTACACATGCACAggaaatttgctttatttaaacTCCAACTGCTGTGtttatggaaattatttcagtgcaGTGAACATTATTTTTAACATACTTGTAAAAATATTGTTCTATACAGTGTCGGACAAGTAGATAgtagtgaaatttttttttacaaatagtaACTTTGTCTATTAATATCACAGTTCTTACAAATAATATTTGTATGATAAACAGGATGATTTCAGTAGTGTTTAGGATTTTAGAGACTCCAGGATTATGAGGATTTGTCCCATGCTGAAATACATGAACTTCTGTTTCCAGATATAATGAAGATTTGGAGCTTGAAGATGCCATTCATACAGCTATCTTAACACTAAAGGTTAGCAAAATATTTAAGAAGTTTCTTACTGTTATGACATCATTGATGTGATTAACTGAACCATATTTTCTTTAATAGGAGAGCTTTGAAGGGCAGATGACAGAAGACAACATTGAAGTTGGCATCTGTAATGAAGCTGGTTTTAGGAGGCTCACTCCAACTGAGGTTAAGGACTACTTGGCTGCAATAGCCTAGTAGAAACCAAGCAAGACTGTGTGATTCACACAAAGGTCTTTTTAATTTTGGctacttaaattttttttgtttgcagtttttGCATACTTATTTCTACATGGTTTGTCTGAGAGATTTTTTAAATATCATGGGTGCAAATGCAACAGTCCTAATATTGTAATACATGGAATCTTATTACATGTGATTCTTTCCCTTGATGCATGGAATCTTTGTACACAAAATACTGTACAAAATGTAAAGTTATAATGACAGCTTGAAAAAGGCTAAAGAATAAAATTTGAAGGCCACTGTTTTGGGGGAAGGTGTCTGTGTGTCTTTTTAATCATGGATTGTTTATCTGCATAAAGCTGAGATATCAGTATCTTTATTGTTGAGGAAGCAGAATTTTCCACATACAGCCATGATGAACTCACGTTAGACCTTCTTTTAAAGAACTTTGAATGGATAATTTTTTCACTTTGGAATGCTGTTTAGATGTTAAGTAACTTCCAAAAATGGTTTTATATAGTGCAAAAGATCATGTACTTTCACAAAGAGGCAGAACAGTCTTCCATTTCAGGTGTGAACTGTGATCTACTTGAGCATCTCTGCTCTTGACCCTCTTGGTCTTTGTCtcaagaacttgttttctgttacTTGGGTTTTGTGGCCCTAGAAATTGCACTTTTTCAACCCTGTAATAATGTTAGAAGTAATGGAAGTAGTAACTCTTACTGAAAACTAAATGCATTTATCACCATCAATAAAAGTCAACAGGAGttacaaagcaaaatgagtatGTAATATAATTACTTTATCCCTTGAATTGTTCTGAAGTAGTTTCCAAATTGCAAGATAACTCTAAAGGTGCAGTAATGAAAAGAGCACTTAATTTATGCATCACAACTTTTACAGGTGCAGAAATACATGCTTGAAGATTATTTTATGGTGTGGGTGTATGTCTTGATACGTTTGTTACATGTATAGAGTCATTCAGGTTATATAGAAACACAAAATTTACCACAAAAGAAACAGGATAAATTATGTActtttttcagcagaaataatCTGGTCTGCAGCCACTTAAGTTACTGTTTACAGAATCTTTTTTAATTCTGTCTGATTGTTAAAATACTGATAAACTGGGAGTGATAGCTGGATCACTCTGCTTGTGCGTCAGGCTAAGCACCTATGGGAGCAGCCTGACAGGTTACCTCTTAGCCAGCCTAAGAAGAAACtaatgaagaaaatacaaagtATGAGTTAGTCCGCAGAAAGTAGCGTATGAGCTAACTGATCTGTTCTTTCCAATGTCTGTCTT
Proteins encoded in this window:
- the PSMA2 gene encoding proteasome subunit alpha type-2, yielding MAERGYSFSLTTFSPSGKLVQIEYALAAVAAGAPSVGIKAANGVVLATEKKQKSILYDERSVHKVEPITKHIGLVYSGMGPDYRVLVHRARKLAQQYYLVYHEPIPTAQLVQRIASVMQEYTQSGGVRPFGVSLLICGWNEGRPYLFQSDPSGAYFAWKATAMGKNYVNGKTFLEKRYNEDLELEDAIHTAILTLKESFEGQMTEDNIEVGICNEAGFRRLTPTEVKDYLAAIA